GCCGAACTGTCACGAGGACGACAGTCACGACCGCTTCCGGTTCATCTGGATGCTGCGCATGCGAACGGTTCCGCTCCAGTGGAAACCGCGAGAATGGGACGGACAAGTGGTAATTAGCTGGGTTTGCGACCCGCTCCGCTGCCGTGAGAACACCGACCCCGCGTTCGAAATCTCGGTTGTACTCCGCAATTTCAGTTCTCACGATCGAGTTCGTCGACACGTTTCGGCCCGCCCGTCGTAGTGCCGGATGATCACCTACCGTCGATCTCCCCCGGCGAGCCTACGTGTGCAGTGCCTCAGCAGAACATCCGGTTGATCAGCAATCCGCTCGATCCCACCCTTCAGGGTGACGTGATCGCCTGTCAGTCCCGGGGCCAACAGTCTTGAACTGAGGGTACAGGCAGAAACGTATGGTCCGACCGCGGATTGCCGGTTGATCCGGCACCGGGGCTTGGATGTGATGTGAGTACCGCTCCAGTGGTCGCCATCACACAGACCCGGGTAGCCGAGCTTCCTGAGCGCTCACATTCGGAGGACATTCATGGTTACGACAGAAGCCCGTCTCGGCGACGTCGGAGTACGACCGCCGCGCCAGGCAAACCGGCGTGCGTGGGGAATCGTCGTGTTGCTGTTCCTGTTCTTCACGCTGAACTTCGCCGACAAGGCGGCGATCGGTTTGGGAAGTGAGCAGATCCGTGCGGATCTTGGTCTCACAGCGGGGCAGTACGGATTGCTCAGCAGTGCATTCTTCTGGTTGTTCGCGGTCGGGGCGGTCACTCTCACCGCCGTGCTCCGCAAGATCTCGTATACCTGGGGCGCAGGTCTGCTGATGCTCACTTGGATCGCGAGCATGCTCCCGCTGACCGTCCCCACATCGTTCGGCGTGCTCCTCGCGTGCCGTGTTGCGTTGGGTTTCTTCGAGGGTCCCGCGCACGCGCTGTGTCAGTCGATTGTCGCGGATCGGTTTGCGCCCGAGAAGCGGGCGACTGCAGGAGCCGTGGTCAATGCCGGATCGTCGGTGGGGCCGCTGGTAGCCGCGCCCGTGCTGACCTGGGTGATCCTGACCTGGTCGTGGCACGCCGCGTTCGTGGCCTTGGTGGGGGTGGGAGTGCTCTGGCTGATCGGCTGGTTCTGGTACACCGAGAAGTTGCCGTTCAAGCGGAGCGATACTCCGGCAACGGGTGACGCGAAGGTCGAAGACCCCAACGGCAATATCGTGGTTCCGTTCCACCGTCTGCTGACGCTGCAGAGTTTCTGGGGTCTGGTCCTCCTGTCGTTCGCCGGCTACCTCATTTCCTCGCTCAAGGTGGCATGGCTGCCCGCGTTCATGAACGAGGGGCTCGGATATTCCGCGACCACGGTCGGGATGCTGGTGACCCTGCCGTACATCGCCGCGGTCGGTGTCCTGCTTTCGGCGGGCCTGCTGTCCGGCCGGCTGATGCGAAAGGGCTGCAGCTCGCGAGTCGCCCGTGGCTACGTCACCGGCGCGTACCTGCTGGTCGGCGGGTTGTCGATGATCGTCTTCACCCAATTGCCGGCCGGGCCCGCCCAGATGGTCTTCGTGATCGTGGCGTTCGCCGTCAACAGTGTGGCATTCTCCGTCGCCTTTGCCGGTGCATCGGATTTCTTGCCTGCCAAGCAGCGGGTGGCGTTCTTCGGATGCATCATCGCGGCCTACAGCGTCGCCGGCATCGTGGCGCCTTTCGGCCTCGGGCTCATCGTCGAGCACGCGCCGACTGCGGCCCAGGGCTACTCGACCGGCTTCATGTTCGTCGGTGTCACGGTATGCGTGCTCGGCGTCATCGGCGGCCTGATGCTCAACCCGGAAAAGGCCAAGGCACGGCTCGAGCAGCTGACCCTGGAGTACGCGGCACGAGAGGCACGGTGAACACCATGAACGGACCCCTCGCGGGCATTCGAGTGCTCGACCTCGGCCAGTACATCGCCGGCCCCAGCGCGGGCCAGACCCTGGCTGACCTCGGCGCCGACGTGCTCAAGGTGGAAAGCCTGGGCGGCGACCAAGCCCGTACGATCGGCACGTTCGGTGAAGCGATGGTGCAGGCCTACAACCGGGACAAGCGCAGCATCGCCCTCGATCTCCGCCAGGAGGAAGCCCGGGGAATCCTGCACAGGCTGATCGCGGAATCGGATGTGCTGGTGCAGAACTTCCGCCACGGCTCGGCCGAACGACTGGGCATCGGCCCGGACGAGCTCGGGCGGCGCTACCCCCGCCTGGTGCACGGCAGCGTGACCGGGTTCGGCACCAACGGGCCGTCGAGCGCCCGTCCGGGACTCGACATCGCCGCTCAGGCGGAGTTCGGGCTGATGCACGCCACCGGCGAAGCGGACGGAGAACCACAACGGCTGGGTCTGCCCATCGCCGACGTGACCGCGGCCAACGCGCTCGCCACCGGAATCCTTGCGGCACTGTATCAGCGGAACTCGACGGGTCGCGGTGCGCACGTCCAGACCTCGCTCATGGAGGCGACGCTGTCGATGCAGGCGTCCAACTGGGGCGAGTACGCACTCACCGGGCAGGCTCCGCGTCGCAAGGGCAACGGCCAGGCCCTCGTCGCTCCTGGCGCCGACGTCGTCGACGTGGCCGACGGGAAGATCGTGCTCTCGGCCTACACCAGCGAGAAATGGTCTGCGCTGTGCAATCTCATCGAACGTCCGGACATGCTCGACGACCCGCGATTCGTCGACAACCCGGCTCGGGTCGCGCACCGCACAGAGCTCCTGGCGGCCCTGTCCGAGGCGTTCGGCGCGATGACCAGGCGCGAGGCCGTCGAGCGCCTGCTGTCCGCGCAGATCGTCTGCGGCGCAATCCGATCATTCGACGACCTCGCCGAGGACAAGGACGTCTCCGCGTCCGAGATCCTCGTCGACGTCGCCGCCGACGGTGGCGACTCATACACCAGCCCGGGCCTGGCCTTCACCCTCGACGGTCGTCGCCGCACCACCTCCGTCGCGGCACCTGGCGTGGGACAGCACTCGGTCGATGTCCTCCGCGAACTCGGCTACACGGACGCGGCAGTCTCCGATCTGCTCGACAGCCGCGTCGTCGGCGCCTCCGTTCCCGAAAGACAACACTCCGAAAGGCTCCCTTCATGATCAACAAAAGCGTTCTCGACTACGACTTCCCTACCTACCTGAAGGTGATCGCCGATTTCACCGAGAACGAGCTGATCCCCGCCGAGAACGAGATGGTCGATGCGGGCGAGGTTCCCGCCCGCATCGTCGACCGCATGGCGGAACTCGGACTGTTCGCGATCACGATCCCGCGGGAGTACGGGGGCCTCGGCTGGACGATGGAGCAGCAGGTGCAGTTGACCTTCGAGTTCACCCGCGCATCATGTGTGTACCGCTCGCGGTTCTCGACGGTGATCGGCTTGTGCTCGCAGGCAATCCTCGACCACGGAACCGAAGAGCAACGGCGCCAGATGCTTCCGGCGATGGCAGCGGGTGAGCTGGTGACCGCGTTCGCGCTCACCGAGGAATTCGCGGGCTCCGACGCGGCCAGTCTGCGCACCACCGCCAGGCGCAAGGGTGGCGTATACGTCATCGATGGAAGCAAGCGCTACATCACCAACGCCGGCTGGGCAGACGCATTCATCGTATTCGCCCGCACCGACGAGACCGAACCCGGTGCCGCGGGAGTTTCCGCATTCGTTGTCGATGCCAAGGCGCCGGGGGTGCGAACTGCCTTGCCCACCATAATGAACGGACATGCAGAGGGCCCTGTCGGCGAGATCTACTTCGACAGTGTCGAGGTGCCGGCAGCAAACCTGCTCGGCGGACGTGAGGGGGAGGGGAAGGGGCTGGTCATGGCGCTGCGCGGCATCAACCACGCGCGCACGCACGTTGCGGCGACCTGCGTCGGCCAGGCGACCCGAATGCTGGAGGAGACGACGGCACACGTCATCGGTCGACGCCAGTTCGGGTCTCCGCTGTCCGAGTTGGGCGCTGTGCAGGCGGAACTCGGCGCAAGCTTCGCGGAGATGGAGGCCGGTCGTGCCCTGGTGATCGAGAGCGCGCGGGCGTTCGACTCGGGTGTTGTCCCGCGCCACCGCATCGCTGCGGCGAAGCTGTACGGCTCCGAGATGGCCAGCCGAGTCGCCGATCGTTGCGTGCAATTGCTCGGCGGCGAGGGCATCGTCGGTCCGCACCCCGTCCCCCGGATGTGGCGGGACGTCCGAGCGCTGCGCATCTACGAGGGCTCCTCTCCCATCCACGAACGGAACCTGGCCAAAGCAATGATCAAACAGGTCGGCGCCGACGGCACTCTGCCGGACTCCTACCGGGCCTGACGCGGAGACTACGGCCGGTCTGCAGTAGAGGGGAAGATTGCTGCCATGGACATTCGCCAACTCGAATACTTCCTAGCCGTTGTCGAGCACCATGGCGTGAACAGGGCGGCGCAGCACCTGCACGTCGCTCAGGCCTCGATCTCGCAGAGCATCCGTCAGCTCGAACGTGAGCTGAAGTTGAGCCTGTTCCACCGGACCGGCCGAAATCTCGTGCTCAACCCGGCAGGGCACCTGCTGGTCGAGCCCGCACGCAAGGTCCTCGACGATCTCGTTGCCGTGCAGGACATCATGC
This genomic interval from Rhodococcus triatomae contains the following:
- a CDS encoding MFS transporter, whose protein sequence is MLLFLFFTLNFADKAAIGLGSEQIRADLGLTAGQYGLLSSAFFWLFAVGAVTLTAVLRKISYTWGAGLLMLTWIASMLPLTVPTSFGVLLACRVALGFFEGPAHALCQSIVADRFAPEKRATAGAVVNAGSSVGPLVAAPVLTWVILTWSWHAAFVALVGVGVLWLIGWFWYTEKLPFKRSDTPATGDAKVEDPNGNIVVPFHRLLTLQSFWGLVLLSFAGYLISSLKVAWLPAFMNEGLGYSATTVGMLVTLPYIAAVGVLLSAGLLSGRLMRKGCSSRVARGYVTGAYLLVGGLSMIVFTQLPAGPAQMVFVIVAFAVNSVAFSVAFAGASDFLPAKQRVAFFGCIIAAYSVAGIVAPFGLGLIVEHAPTAAQGYSTGFMFVGVTVCVLGVIGGLMLNPEKAKARLEQLTLEYAAREAR
- a CDS encoding CaiB/BaiF CoA transferase family protein, whose protein sequence is MNGPLAGIRVLDLGQYIAGPSAGQTLADLGADVLKVESLGGDQARTIGTFGEAMVQAYNRDKRSIALDLRQEEARGILHRLIAESDVLVQNFRHGSAERLGIGPDELGRRYPRLVHGSVTGFGTNGPSSARPGLDIAAQAEFGLMHATGEADGEPQRLGLPIADVTAANALATGILAALYQRNSTGRGAHVQTSLMEATLSMQASNWGEYALTGQAPRRKGNGQALVAPGADVVDVADGKIVLSAYTSEKWSALCNLIERPDMLDDPRFVDNPARVAHRTELLAALSEAFGAMTRREAVERLLSAQIVCGAIRSFDDLAEDKDVSASEILVDVAADGGDSYTSPGLAFTLDGRRRTTSVAAPGVGQHSVDVLRELGYTDAAVSDLLDSRVVGASVPERQHSERLPS
- a CDS encoding acyl-CoA dehydrogenase family protein; its protein translation is MINKSVLDYDFPTYLKVIADFTENELIPAENEMVDAGEVPARIVDRMAELGLFAITIPREYGGLGWTMEQQVQLTFEFTRASCVYRSRFSTVIGLCSQAILDHGTEEQRRQMLPAMAAGELVTAFALTEEFAGSDAASLRTTARRKGGVYVIDGSKRYITNAGWADAFIVFARTDETEPGAAGVSAFVVDAKAPGVRTALPTIMNGHAEGPVGEIYFDSVEVPAANLLGGREGEGKGLVMALRGINHARTHVAATCVGQATRMLEETTAHVIGRRQFGSPLSELGAVQAELGASFAEMEAGRALVIESARAFDSGVVPRHRIAAAKLYGSEMASRVADRCVQLLGGEGIVGPHPVPRMWRDVRALRIYEGSSPIHERNLAKAMIKQVGADGTLPDSYRA